A single genomic interval of Pomacea canaliculata isolate SZHN2017 linkage group LG5, ASM307304v1, whole genome shotgun sequence harbors:
- the LOC112564107 gene encoding LOW QUALITY PROTEIN: neuronal acetylcholine receptor subunit alpha-10-like (The sequence of the model RefSeq protein was modified relative to this genomic sequence to represent the inferred CDS: inserted 1 base in 1 codon; deleted 2 bases in 1 codon), with the protein MGVRLLLAGLVAALFAVPRVLCDEYEYRLVRDLLMGYDKRVRPSRNHSEALNVTFGLALAQIIDVDMKNQVITTNCWLNQIWTDFGLQWDPDKYGGIKVIRLPHDEVWRPDILLYNNADVSSFFSSISTNVIVTADGNVTWLSMVIFKSSCPIDVRYFPFDVQNCSMLFASWTYDGFNINLIINSPEGDISNYIXNSEWQLVYLRVERNVKVYSCCAEPYPDITCHILIRRRPLFYIFNMILPCILITLVALLGFYIPSDSGEKVTMGITTLLSMTVFMMLVTENMPPTSDVPLIGIYYGMTIFIVSFATGMTVFTLNIHHKGVRGKEVPAVVKMICFRFLARIFCIRVESSMPEGPSVVSSLPMKANYFPSLPVFPYLSRMACACFQLFVAFAKHLQKDRQPGKSWCSAWTLRIEHGEDWVRVELSVLCKGAMPWKFCVFSFNYIHKRKPFFICTKFCFVEQLCRFSCLLFQDHKQPSEHLNMSRLDVKLETETSHSSPGATGEMVSGLQRMRQSINNVSSPPSGGGSGSLGQGDPFELQFSRVLQRVNQTIERNEIRLMEQDKREVIKLEWQQVALIADRVLLVCFVTATVTITGVVLFQSPPSAKV; encoded by the exons TGCCCCGAGTGCTGTGTGACGAGTACGAGTACCGACTGGTGCGGGACCTGCTCATGGGCTACGACAAGCGTGTGCGACCCTCACGTAACCACTCCGAGGCTCTCAACGTGACCTTCGGCCTCGCTCTGGCACAGATCATCGACGTG GATATGAAGAACCAGGTGATCACAACCAACTGCTGGCTTAACCAG ATTTGGACAGACTTTGGCCTCCAATGGGATCCTGACAAGTATGGCGGCATCAAAGTCATCCGCCTTCCACATGATGAGGTGTGGCGACCTGACATTCTCCTGTACAACAA cgcTGACGTGTCGTCGTTCTTCTCGTCGATCAGCACTAACGTCATCGTGACTGCAGACGGCAATGTGACTTGGCTGTCCATGGTCATCTTCAAGTCCTCTTGCCCTATCGATGTGCGTTACTTCCCCTTCGACGTCCAGAACTGCTCCATGCTCTTCGCGTCGTGGACCTACGACGGGTTCAACATCAACCTCATCATCAACTCCCCGGAGGGCGACATCTCCAACTACA CCAACAGCGAGTGGCAGCTGGTGTACTTGCGGGTGGAACGAAATGTCAAGGTGTACTCGTGCTGCGCCGAGCCGTACCCGGACATCACCTGCCACATCCTCATCAGACGGCGGCCGCTCTTCTACATCTTCAACATGATCCTGCCCTGCATCCTCATCACGCTGGTGGCGCTGCTCGGCTTCTACATCCCCAGCGACTCGGGTGAGAAGGTCACCATGGGCATCACCACGCTGTTGTCCATGACGGTCTTCATGATGCTGGTGACTGAGAACATGCCCCCGACCTCTGATGTC CCGCTCATAG GCATCTACTACGGGATGACAATCTTCATTGTCTCCTTCGCTACTGGTATGACCGTCTTCACCCTCAACATTCACCACAAAGGCGTGCGCGGCAAGGAAGTGCCTGCAGTCGTCAAGATGATCTGCTTCCGCTTCTTGGCCAGGATCTTTTGCATCCGCGTCGAGAGTTCAATGCCAGAGGGGCCATCTGTGGTGAGTAGCCTTCCCATGAAGGCAAATTACTTCCCTTCTCTACCCGTCTTCCCTTATTTATCACGAATGGCTTGCGCTTGCTTTCAGCTCTTCGTAGCTTTCgcaaaacatttacagaaagacagacagccAGGCAA GTCATGGTGCTCTGCTTGGACTCTCAGAATAGAACATGGGGAAGATTGGGTGAGAGTGGAACTTAGTGTACTTTGTAAAGGGGCGATGCCATGgaaattttgtgtgttttcttttaattatatcCATAAAAGGAAgccttttttcatttgtacaaAGTTCTGTTTTGTCGAGCAGCTATGCAGATTCTCATGTTTGCTGTTCCAGGACCACAAGCAGCCGTCGGAGCATCTCAACATGTCGCGACTGGACGTCAAGTTGGAGACCGAAACCTCACACTCCTCCCCAGGGGCAACCGGGGAGATGGTGTCCGGTCTACAGCGCATGCGCCAGTCCATCAACAATGTTTCCTCGCCTCCTTCGGGCGGTGGGAGCGGCAGCCTGGGTCAAGGCGACCCTTTCGAGCTGCAGTTTTCCCGCGTGTTGCAGCGAGTGAACCAGACGATCGAGAGAAACGAGATTCGCCTGATGGAGCAGGACAAGCGTGAAGTCATCAAGCTCGAGTGGCAGCAGGTGGCGTTGATTGCTGACAGAGTTCTGCTCGTATGCTTCGTCACTGCCACTGTCACCATCACTGGCGTGGTCCTCTTCCAGTCTCCACCTTCCGCCAAAGTGTGA